One part of the Magallana gigas chromosome 5, xbMagGiga1.1, whole genome shotgun sequence genome encodes these proteins:
- the LOC105330220 gene encoding uncharacterized protein encodes MQCWVSAILLVLCSSKVLFGNGHPEVTPELCQIEVEKEIKDGIPPVPDFLLIRWDTERCRDKQKDFLERERVDCAGSFILPECICTYHQVSNKIYHNYTACADNSKTDSINHLSCEQCKQYSENKNGPCLNGGNLLCEGNILVTEASCNCSESFSGKFCEIKTVQTYRNCFLNLDILSTQNLSVCGENILEKCKVVNGSTTFVCTLDFTEEREYPDCDSHFKNAADAMKSDKKVINCGSIQSVSFTIIFYANMLFIILYSFFSESWQ; translated from the exons ATGCAATGTTGGGTGTCTGCTATTCTTTTGGTCCTGTGTAGTAGTAAAGTGTTGTTCGGTAATGGACACCCTGAGG TTACCCCTGAGTTGTGTCAAATTGAAGTGGAAAAGGAGATAAAAGACGGAATACCACCag TGCCAGATTTTCTCTTAATCCGATGGGATACGGAACGTTGTAGAGATaaacaaaaag ATTTTTTAGAAAGAGAGCGAGTAGATTGTGCTGGATCATTTATTCTTCCTGAGTGTATCTGCACCTATCACCAAGTGTCTAATAAGATTTATCATAACTACACAGCATGCGCAGATAACTCTAAGACAGACAGCATAAACCATTTATCTT GTGAACAGTGTAAACAATAcagtgaaaacaaaaatggCCCATGCTTAAACGGTGGGAATTTGTTATGTGAAGGCAACATACTCGTAACTGAAGCATCATGCAACTGTTCCGAGTCATTCTCTGGGAAATTTTGTGAGATCAAGACAGTCCAG ACGTACAGGAACTGTTTCTTAAATCTAGACATACTGTCTACACAAAATCTTTCTGTCTGTGGTGAGAACATACTGGAAAAATGTAAAGTAGTTAATGGATCGACGACATTTGTATGCACATTAGACTTTACTGAAG AAAGGGAATATCCAGACTGTGATTCTCATTTCAAAAATGCGGCGGATGCTATGAAGTCTGATAAAAAAGTGATTAATTGTGGCAGTATTCAAAGCGTTTCCTTTACAAtcatattttatgcaaatatgTTGTTTATAATCCTTTATTCGTTTTTTTCTGAATCTTGGCAATAG
- the LOC136275420 gene encoding uncharacterized protein produces MPHPGLTGRSRSVSGKQYFPHSIITKGCLAQPDLKGVIKRSWFSARCTGLYFCKEVVSLRCEGTHAAFEPHPCGKPSPFLGGQVPGQGSIAAWILLLMAPKGLVPQCTGLPQVQHPPLVSGDGSFPDAGPFPPSLMQMGGC; encoded by the exons ATGCCGCATCCC GGACTTACGGGAAGGAGCAGGAGTGTTAGTGGAAAGCAGTATTTTCCTCATTCCATCATTACCAAGGGGTGTTTGGCTCAGCCCGACCTGAAGGGAGTAATTAAGAGAAGCTGGTTTTCTGCCCGGTGCACTGGTCTCTACTTCTGTAAAGAGGTTGTGTCTCTTCGATGTGAAGGGACACACGCCGCATTTGAGCCCCATCCTTGTGGCAAGCCCTCGCCTTTCCTCGGTGGCCAGGTTCCAGGTCAGGGATCCATTGCAGCCTGGATTCTGCTCCTGATGGCTCCGAAAGGCTTGGTTCCACAATGCACCGGTCTTCCCCAAGTGCA GCATCCCCCCTTGGTCTCAGGAGATGGTAGTTTCCCGGACGCTGGACCATTTCCTCCCTCTCTGATGCAGATGGGGGGTTGTTAA